The following coding sequences lie in one Oryctolagus cuniculus chromosome 7, mOryCun1.1, whole genome shotgun sequence genomic window:
- the SLAMF9 gene encoding SLAM family member 9: MAVLLWLLPLLLLLEAKGDSGDDVNPEEVAAVLQGPVSLSLEIPSDEDVERIIWYFHKPLATVVPGKDGHPATIRVTNPQFENRLSWLDTSHTLLIRNLSWADSGLYQAQVYLGTSQLSTMQYYNLRIYQWLSEPQITVNFEISREGPCNMSLTCFVKADMDVTYSWFSSGDSTDTNHEGPVLRTSWRPGDSALLYTCRASNPISSIRSRPISAGHFCADPGYSEKPSTPFCLLAKGLLLLLLLVILAVGLWVVRVVRVQKKKQMPKMKKLKRNRMELRKREKPGLSLP; encoded by the exons ATGGCGGTCCTTCTCTGGCTGCTCCCTCTCCTGCTGCTCCTTGAAG CCAAAGGGGACTCTGGAGATGATGTGAATCCTGAGGAAGTAGCAGCGGTCCTCCAGGGACCTGTTAGCCTCTCCCTGGAAATACCGTCTGATGAAGATGTTGAGCGCATCATCTGGTACTTTCACAAGCCACTTGCTACCGTGGTGCCAGGGAAAGACGGACATCCAGCTACCATCAGAGTGACCAACCCACAGTTTGAGAACCGACTGAGCTGGCTGGACACCAGCCACACCCTGCTCATCAGGAATCTGAGCTGGGCGGACTCCGGCCTTTACCAAGCTCAAGTCTACCTGGGAACATCACAGCTCTCTACCATGCAGTACTACAATCTACGTATCTACC AATGGCTGTCGGAGCCCCAAATCACAGTGAACTTTGAGATCTCCAGGGAAGGTCCCTGTAACATGTCCCTGACATGCTTCGTAAAGGCAGACATGGACGTGACCTACAGCTGGTTTTCCTCGGGGGACAGCACCGATACAAACCATGAGGGCCCCGTCCTTAGAACATCCTGGAGGCCCGGGGACAGCGCCCTCTTGtacacctgcagggccagcaaccCCATCAGCAGCATCAGGTCCCGTCCTATCTCTGCAGGACACTTCTGTGCAG ATCCTGGCTATTCTGAGAAGCCCTCAAcacccttctgcctcctggccaAGGGACTTCTCCTCCTCTTGCTCTTGGTAATTCTGGCTGTGGGACTCTGGGTCGTCCGGGTCGTCCGagtccagaaaaaaaaacaaatgcccaAGATGAAGAAACTCAAGAGGAACAGAATGGAactgaggaagagggagaagccTGGCCTCAGCCTACCCTGA